The Agarilytica rhodophyticola genome has a window encoding:
- a CDS encoding MarR family winged helix-turn-helix transcriptional regulator — protein sequence MTKESIQDTQQSKYGAITKSLWFNTAIISKHLDNSLGAIHGIGLTEYMVLLHLMKAPNHALRRIDIADALARTASGITRLLMPMEKIGLVEKEINQRDARVSLVKVTPAGEELFKNASITVDAKSETLLKNIDSKKANTFLNLLNTI from the coding sequence ATGACCAAGGAATCCATACAAGACACACAACAATCCAAATACGGCGCGATCACAAAAAGCCTTTGGTTCAATACGGCAATTATCTCTAAGCATTTAGACAACAGCTTAGGGGCAATTCACGGTATCGGGCTAACGGAATACATGGTATTACTCCACCTAATGAAGGCGCCAAATCATGCTCTTCGTCGTATAGATATCGCAGATGCTCTAGCCCGCACTGCTTCAGGTATTACCCGCCTACTCATGCCTATGGAGAAAATTGGCCTTGTTGAAAAAGAGATAAATCAACGAGATGCAAGAGTTAGTCTTGTTAAAGTAACGCCTGCAGGTGAAGAACTATTTAAAAATGCATCTATTACTGTGGATGCAAAATCGGAAACCTTACTCAAAAACATTGATAGTAAAAAGGCCAATACTTTTTTGAATCTACTAAATACCATTTGA
- a CDS encoding diguanylate cyclase domain-containing protein, producing MDQKFQESINKFSHLEDRSHFGIFVIDVKRLKRINDQHGHDDGDRMLINVCIRRNRRISLIIRVLRVRSYRTQSN from the coding sequence ATCGACCAAAAATTTCAAGAGAGTATCAACAAGTTTTCACATCTGGAAGATCGTAGTCACTTTGGTATTTTTGTGATTGATGTCAAGCGCCTGAAAAGAATAAATGATCAACATGGCCATGATGATGGCGATAGGATGCTGATCAACGTATGTATAAGAAGAAACCGTCGTATTAGTCTTATTATAAGGGTGCTAAGGGTGCGTAGCTATCGCACCCAATCAAACTAG